In a single window of the Phycisphaerales bacterium genome:
- a CDS encoding ferritin-like domain-containing protein produces the protein MKLSNLHDVLVDELRDLYNAEKQILKALPRMSKAASSTELQSALEEHLAQTENQVERLEQIFEELDMAARGKTCHGMQGIIEEGKEVLDERKGSDPAAIDAALIAAAQKVEHYEICAYGSSRTHAELLGLSRVAELLQETLDEESEANEKLDAIARDGVNAAAANGGAARGEAAEDEDYDEEDEDTGD, from the coding sequence ATGAAACTGTCCAATCTGCACGACGTTCTGGTGGATGAACTTCGCGACCTCTACAACGCGGAGAAGCAGATCCTCAAGGCCCTGCCCCGGATGAGCAAGGCCGCGTCATCGACCGAATTGCAGAGCGCGCTCGAAGAACACCTGGCGCAGACCGAGAATCAGGTGGAGCGCCTCGAGCAGATCTTCGAAGAACTTGACATGGCCGCGCGCGGCAAGACCTGCCACGGCATGCAGGGCATCATCGAAGAAGGCAAGGAAGTGCTCGATGAGCGCAAAGGCAGCGATCCGGCCGCCATCGACGCCGCCCTCATCGCCGCGGCCCAGAAGGTGGAGCACTACGAGATCTGCGCCTACGGCTCATCGCGCACCCACGCCGAGCTGCTCGGGCTCTCGCGCGTGGCCGAGTTGCTCCAGGAAACCCTCGACGAAGAGAGCGAGGCCAACGAGAAGCTCGACGCCATCGCCCGCGACGGCGTCAACGCAGCGGCAGCCAATGGCGGCGCCGCACGCGGCGAGGCGGCCGAGGATGAAGACTACGACGAGGAAGACGAAGACACGGGCGACTGA
- a CDS encoding SRPBCC family protein codes for MITTDTDRIEKAVELNASVDSVWHALTDPAAFSDWFGANLDGRFAPGRHVSGRMTGGAFERTRIEMDVQRIEPQRLFSFRWHPNAIDPEADYSDEEPTLVEFRLRRTPAGTLLRLTESGFDAIPPSRREQAYHANLEGWTEQLKNIEDHVARHP; via the coding sequence ATGATCACCACCGACACCGACCGCATCGAAAAGGCGGTCGAACTCAATGCGTCCGTGGACAGCGTGTGGCACGCGCTCACCGACCCGGCCGCATTCAGCGATTGGTTCGGCGCCAACCTCGATGGGCGATTCGCGCCCGGACGCCACGTGAGCGGGCGGATGACCGGCGGCGCATTCGAGCGAACCAGAATCGAGATGGACGTCCAGCGCATTGAGCCGCAACGGCTGTTCTCGTTCCGCTGGCACCCCAATGCGATCGACCCCGAGGCGGACTATTCCGACGAGGAGCCGACGCTGGTCGAGTTCCGCCTCCGGCGCACGCCTGCGGGGACGCTGCTTCGACTGACCGAGTCCGGCTTCGATGCGATTCCGCCGTCGCGTCGTGAACAGGCCTACCACGCCAACCTCGAAGGCTG